The Klebsiella quasivariicola region TCGAAGCTGGTCACATAATCGACGTTCAATAGCGCAATGCGCAGCCGTTCCTCTGCCCCGGCCTGCAGCTGACGACACTCCTGATATACCTCGCGCCATTGCGCCCGCAGCCGCGGCGTCTCGCCGGCTTCGGTAAACTGGTATTTTTCAATATCGTAATCAATTCTCCCGGCCACCGTATCTTCCTTTCTCCATCAGCCCGGCATTATTCTATCACTCTCCGGCGCCGTCCCCTATGCCGACCGCCACGGCCCTCGCCGGTTATTTACGATACAGATAGCGGGTGATGACCACATCAAGAACAAACAGCAGGAAAATAACGCAGCTTAACCACAATAACCCTGCGAATAAATCAAGTAATTGCATCGTTGTTCCCTCGCCGTTGGTCATAACAAAAGGACACCCCATTACCATAAAGTAGTTAAGAACTGCCCTAACAGCCACACTATAAAATAATGTAATGCGTTAAACGCCCGTCATGCTTAATGGTTCATTTTATTGTCATTACTTTGTCATCATAAAATGTCTATCATCAACCGGACCGCCGGGTTATCTCTCCCATTCTGACCTTACGAGGACACGAGCGGCCACAGGTTTAACAACAGGGATAATATCGCCCCACCTGATCCAGAAGGTCATTGCATAATCTTATATCAGACACGATCGTCATCCTGCTGAATAATCCGTAAAAACGCCGTAAGCAATAAATACCCTGCTGATTGGTTTACCATGGAGAAATAAGATGCCTAGCGAAAAAGCCCGCAACCTTGACCATTTCTATGAATTACTGGCGACCGGACGGCACCAGAAAATCGAACTCGATTTTGATGTCGCCGCTGACGACTTTTTTAAAATCGCCAGCGAATTTGGCGAGACGGGTGCGAAAATCACCCGGGTGAACGAGCGGTTTATTATTAAGCTCTCCTCGCCGAAGGCATAAACACCCGGCCAGAGGAGGTGGAACGGCTCGCCGGTTTGTCCGCGCCCCTCCTGGTCCTCCCTGACCGGGTGGCGCGGCGCGCCGGTCAATCAGCATCCCGCTTGTTGGCCTCTCAGTGATAGCCTTCGCTGCCGGAGACTTTGCCGCGAAAGACGTAATAGCTCCAGGCGGTATACATCAGGATCACCGGGATAATAAGCAGCGCTCCCGGCAGCATAAACACCTGGCTGGACGGCGGCGCGGCGGCATCCCACAGGGAGATATGCGGCGGGATAATGTTCGGCCAGACGCTGATCCCCAATCCGCTGAAGCCGAGGAAAATCAGGCCCAGGGTCAAAATAAACGGGCGGGCATGGCTGGCGGGGCGCGCGCTCAGGCGCCAGATCCACAGACTCAGGACCAACACCAGAATCGGCACCGGCACGAACCAGAAGAAATTGGGCAGCGTGAACCAACGTTCCGCTATGTAGCGCCAGCCCAACGGCGTCCAGACGCTAACCACCGCGATCACCGCCATCAGCGCCAGCAGCACCTTGCGGGTCAGATCGCGCATCCGCTGCTGCAGCGCGCCTTCGCTTTTCATGATCAACCACGTGGTGCCCAGCAGCAGATAGGCCACCACCAGCCCCAGGCCGCAGAACAGATTGAAGGGGGTGAGCCAGTCCAGCGTCGAGCCGGCGAAGCGGCGGTCGGCCACCGCAAAGCCGTTGATAAACGCCCCGACGACAATCCCCTGGCTGAAGGTCGCCAGCAGCGAGCCGCCGGCGAAGGCATAGTCCCAGAAGGTGCGGTGCGAGGGGATCGCTTTGAAACGAAACTCAAACGCCACGCCGCGAAAAATCAGGCCAATGAGCATCGCCGTCAGCGGGATAACCAGCGCATCGGTGATCACCGCATAGGCCAGCGGAAAGGCGCCGAATAGCCCTGCCCCGCCGAGCACCAGCCAGGTTTCGTTACCGTCCCAGACGGGCGCCACGCTGTTGACCATCACGTCGCGCTCTTCGCCATCATGCACCACGCTGAACAACATCCCGATGCCTAAATCGAAACCGTCCATCACGATATACATCAGGGTGGCGAAGACGATGATGACAAACCAAATCACCGAGATATCGATGCTCATGATGCGTTCTCCTCATCGCGCACCGGCTCTGCCGCCGAGAGCGGGCGCGCCGGCGTGCCCGCGGTTTGTGAGGTCAGCTCCGTCACCGGCTGCGGCCCTTTTTTAATCAGCCGGAAAATGTAGTAATACCCCACGCCAAATACGGCGCAGTAGACCACGATAAACACCAGCAGGCTGATGGCCATCTGCAGCGTACTGTGCAACGACACCGCGTCCCGGGTGCGCAGCAGGCCGTAGATCACCCACGGCTGGCGGCCCATCTCGGTGGTCACCCATCCGGCAACCAGGGCAATAAGGCCTGCGGGCCCCATACAGAGCGCAAACCACTGGAACGCTCGCGAGTGGTACAGCCGCCGCCGATAACGCAACCAGGCGCTGCAGACGCCTAAGGCGATCATCAACACGCCCATTCCAACCATGATGCGGAAGGACCAGAACACGACGGGCGAATAAGGCCGATCCTCTTTCGGGAAATCTTTCAGGGCCGGCACCTGTTTATGCAGGCTGTGGGTGAGGATCAGGCTGCCGAGCGCCGGGATCTCCAGACCATAACGGGTACGCTCCTGCTCCATGTCCGGCAGGCCAAACAGCAGCAGCGGCGTGGCCTCACCGGGGCGATTTTCCCAGTGCCCCTCGATGGCGGCAATCTTCGCCGGCTGATGCTCCAGAGTATTCAGGCCATGCATATCTCCTACTAGCGCCTGGATCGGCGCGACCAGCAGCGCCATCCACATCGCCATCGATAACATTTTACGGATAGCCGGCGAATCGTTACCGCGCAGAAGATGCCACGCCGCCGATGCCCCGACGAACATAGCGCTGCTGAGAAAAGCGGCTATCGCCATATGGAACAAGCGATACGGGAACGAGGGATTAAAGATGATTGCCAGCCAGTCCTGCGGAATGAGATGGCCATTTTCGATGGTAAAACCCTGCGGCGTCTGCATCCAGCTGTTGGAGGCGAGGATCCAGAAGGTGGAGACCAGGGTGCCGAGCGCCACCATACAGGTGGTAAAAAAATGCAGCGCTGGCGGTACTTTGCTCCAGCCAAACAGCATCACCCCAAGGAATCCCGCTTCGAGGAAAAAGGCGGTCAGCACTTCATACAGCAGCAGTGGGCCGGTAATACTGCCGGCAAACTGCGAAAATCCGCTCCAGTTAGTGCCGAACTGATAGGACATCACTAAGCCGGAGACCACGCCCATCCCAAAATTGACGGCGAA contains the following coding sequences:
- the cydB gene encoding cytochrome d ubiquinol oxidase subunit II — its product is MSIDISVIWFVIIVFATLMYIVMDGFDLGIGMLFSVVHDGEERDVMVNSVAPVWDGNETWLVLGGAGLFGAFPLAYAVITDALVIPLTAMLIGLIFRGVAFEFRFKAIPSHRTFWDYAFAGGSLLATFSQGIVVGAFINGFAVADRRFAGSTLDWLTPFNLFCGLGLVVAYLLLGTTWLIMKSEGALQQRMRDLTRKVLLALMAVIAVVSVWTPLGWRYIAERWFTLPNFFWFVPVPILVLVLSLWIWRLSARPASHARPFILTLGLIFLGFSGLGISVWPNIIPPHISLWDAAAPPSSQVFMLPGALLIIPVILMYTAWSYYVFRGKVSGSEGYH
- a CDS encoding cytochrome ubiquinol oxidase subunit I — protein: MFEFDAFHLARVQFAFTVSFHILFPAITIGLASYLVVLEGLWLRTRDNVWRSLYNFWLKIFAVNFGMGVVSGLVMSYQFGTNWSGFSQFAGSITGPLLLYEVLTAFFLEAGFLGVMLFGWSKVPPALHFFTTCMVALGTLVSTFWILASNSWMQTPQGFTIENGHLIPQDWLAIIFNPSFPYRLFHMAIAAFLSSAMFVGASAAWHLLRGNDSPAIRKMLSMAMWMALLVAPIQALVGDMHGLNTLEHQPAKIAAIEGHWENRPGEATPLLLFGLPDMEQERTRYGLEIPALGSLILTHSLHKQVPALKDFPKEDRPYSPVVFWSFRIMVGMGVLMIALGVCSAWLRYRRRLYHSRAFQWFALCMGPAGLIALVAGWVTTEMGRQPWVIYGLLRTRDAVSLHSTLQMAISLLVFIVVYCAVFGVGYYYIFRLIKKGPQPVTELTSQTAGTPARPLSAAEPVRDEENAS